A region of Desulfolithobacter dissulfuricans DNA encodes the following proteins:
- a CDS encoding PAS domain-containing hybrid sensor histidine kinase/response regulator, protein MMKSEDMSAQQCLAALDKARDRIARLEEQVRRLEQQNGSPGEDKRFTMAMDLLDAMVCVTDITTREILFLNRSGRQRLSGGVEGVCWRLLFPDRDQPCDHCPGPELLDKEGGPAPIVSRTLHNPLTGERFQCRTRAIPWPDGRLVRLEIVTPVDGDGRVVEDQDAGAVQEKNVLLEQFETIINTIPYIICLKDGEGRWLLANNHNLELFGLAGVSYRGKTDAELARCSSLYRDNFLRCVESDNRVWEEGRTCREKRIVSSPDGDSHVYDLVKIPLFNEDGCRRALIVTGRDITEQTRVEEILRQGKEAWEKTFDAITDIITIQDMKMRIVRANRAAGELCGTHPKHLIGTTCYAFLLGRTSPCQGCPVEETRRDGQFHNRIMNYDSSDRFFDVSSSPVLNQQGEMIFIVHVARDITDQMKAEEDRRRLSAAIEQAAETVVITDADGTIQYANPAFERVTGYSCQEVIGQNPRILQSGKHDAAFYSELWNTITRGEVWHGHIINRAKNGSLFEEEVTISPVRNSSGRISNYVAVKRDVTREAELENQLRQAMKMEAIGTLAGGIAHDFNNILSAILGYAEVMKIEAGPHNPLCRDLDKIIQAARRAADLVRQILAFSRQGRNEMRPVRMQYILKEVLKLLRRSFPATILFEEDIDLDCGSILADPSQMHQVMMNLCTNARHAMGQEGGILRVGLHQDDFTDEAAERIHRELSGGTYLHLEVHDTGCGMEPELLDRIFDPFFTTKEKGQGTGLGLSVVHGIVANHNGVITVESQLGHGAEFHVYLPVLKEEATLSDAGGFRDVPGGSEHILFVDDEKDIGEITRRILRNLGYKVTTFSSSSETLTLFERNPDGFDLVITDMMMPEMTGLTLARKILAIRPGLPVILCSGFSEVVDREKARRYGIREYLMKPLLRDDLARTIRKVLD, encoded by the coding sequence ATGATGAAAAGCGAAGACATGTCCGCCCAGCAATGCCTGGCGGCCCTGGACAAGGCCCGGGACCGCATTGCCCGGCTGGAAGAGCAGGTGCGCAGGCTGGAGCAACAGAACGGTTCGCCCGGGGAGGATAAGCGGTTCACCATGGCCATGGATCTTCTTGATGCCATGGTTTGCGTGACCGACATCACGACCCGGGAAATTTTGTTTCTCAATCGGAGCGGCCGCCAGCGGTTGTCGGGCGGAGTCGAAGGGGTGTGCTGGCGGCTCCTTTTTCCAGACCGGGACCAGCCATGTGATCATTGTCCGGGCCCGGAACTGCTTGACAAAGAGGGCGGGCCTGCACCCATTGTGTCCCGTACGCTTCATAATCCATTAACCGGTGAGCGGTTCCAGTGCCGGACCAGGGCCATTCCCTGGCCTGATGGGCGGCTGGTCAGGCTGGAGATAGTCACTCCTGTGGACGGTGACGGCCGGGTGGTGGAGGACCAGGATGCAGGGGCGGTCCAGGAAAAGAACGTTCTCCTGGAGCAGTTTGAAACCATTATCAACACCATCCCCTATATCATCTGCCTCAAGGATGGAGAAGGCCGCTGGTTGCTGGCCAACAACCACAACCTGGAGCTCTTTGGCCTGGCCGGGGTATCCTACCGGGGCAAGACCGATGCCGAGCTGGCCCGCTGCAGCAGCCTGTACCGGGACAACTTCCTTCGCTGTGTGGAAAGCGATAACCGGGTGTGGGAAGAGGGCAGAACCTGTCGGGAAAAACGGATCGTCTCCAGCCCGGATGGTGATTCCCATGTCTACGACCTGGTGAAGATCCCCTTGTTCAATGAGGATGGGTGCCGCCGGGCCCTGATCGTTACCGGCCGGGATATCACGGAACAGACCAGGGTGGAGGAGATCCTTCGTCAGGGCAAGGAGGCCTGGGAAAAGACCTTTGATGCCATCACCGACATCATCACCATCCAGGACATGAAGATGCGTATTGTCCGGGCCAACCGGGCCGCCGGAGAGCTCTGCGGGACCCACCCCAAACATCTCATCGGCACCACCTGTTATGCCTTTCTCCTCGGCCGTACATCACCCTGCCAGGGCTGTCCGGTGGAGGAGACCCGCCGGGATGGTCAGTTCCACAACAGGATCATGAATTATGACAGCTCGGACAGGTTCTTCGACGTATCCTCCTCGCCGGTCCTGAATCAACAGGGCGAGATGATCTTCATCGTTCACGTGGCCCGGGATATCACCGACCAGATGAAGGCAGAGGAGGACAGACGGCGACTGTCCGCCGCCATTGAACAGGCTGCCGAGACAGTGGTGATCACAGATGCTGACGGAACCATCCAATACGCCAATCCTGCCTTTGAACGGGTGACGGGCTACTCGTGCCAGGAGGTTATCGGGCAGAATCCACGCATCCTGCAGAGCGGCAAACACGACGCTGCCTTTTACTCTGAACTCTGGAACACCATAACCCGGGGCGAGGTCTGGCATGGCCATATCATCAACCGGGCCAAGAACGGGTCGTTGTTTGAAGAGGAGGTGACCATATCACCGGTCCGCAACAGTTCCGGACGGATCAGCAATTATGTGGCTGTCAAGCGGGATGTGACCCGCGAAGCAGAGCTTGAGAATCAGTTGCGTCAGGCCATGAAGATGGAGGCCATTGGAACCCTGGCCGGTGGTATTGCCCATGATTTCAACAACATTCTCTCTGCGATCCTCGGTTATGCCGAGGTCATGAAAATCGAAGCCGGACCGCATAATCCTCTGTGCCGCGATCTGGACAAGATCATCCAGGCCGCCAGGCGGGCCGCGGATCTCGTCCGGCAGATTCTCGCCTTCAGTCGTCAGGGACGCAACGAGATGCGGCCGGTCCGGATGCAGTATATTCTCAAGGAAGTACTCAAACTCCTGCGCCGATCCTTTCCGGCCACCATCCTCTTTGAGGAAGATATTGATCTGGACTGCGGTTCGATCCTGGCGGACCCCAGCCAGATGCATCAGGTGATGATGAATCTCTGCACCAATGCCAGGCATGCCATGGGCCAGGAGGGGGGAATCCTGCGTGTCGGCCTGCACCAGGACGATTTCACCGACGAGGCGGCGGAGCGGATTCACCGGGAATTATCGGGCGGCACCTATCTGCACCTGGAGGTGCATGACACCGGCTGCGGCATGGAACCCGAGCTCCTGGACCGGATATTCGATCCCTTTTTCACCACCAAGGAAAAGGGCCAGGGCACCGGGCTTGGTCTGTCGGTGGTGCATGGTATTGTCGCCAACCATAACGGCGTCATCACCGTGGAGAGCCAGCTGGGTCACGGGGCTGAATTTCATGTCTATCTTCCTGTGCTGAAGGAAGAAGCCACCCTCTCTGATGCAGGCGGCTTCAGAGATGTCCCCGGCGGCAGCGAGCATATTCTCTTTGTCGACGACGAAAAGGACATCGGGGAAATTACCAGGCGTATCCTGAGAAATCTCGGCTACAAGGTAACGACGTTTTCCAGCAGCAGTGAGACCCTGACGCTTTTTGAGCGCAATCCAGATGGGTTTGACCTGGTTATCACCGACATGATGATGCCGGAGATGACCGGATTGACCCTGGCCAGGAAAATACTGGCTATCCGTCCCGGGCTACCGGTCATCCTCTGTTCCGGTTTCAGTGAGGTGGTGGACCGGGAGAAGGCCCGCCGTTATGGTATCCGGGAATATCTCATGAAGCCGCTGCTGCGCGACGACCTGGCCCGGACGATCCGGAAGGTGCTGGATTGA
- a CDS encoding bacteriohemerythrin has translation MDIIEIWKPEYVVGVEEIDQQHRYLFELWVLLDNIRNQPESSLSLKQALLSLLDYVEIHFSTEEKYLQHHPELEAHRRLHKAFIDKTREFSARFEAGTLDIGQVADYLYNWLCEHIVGTDIPYFLELKKTS, from the coding sequence ATGGACATCATCGAGATCTGGAAACCGGAATACGTTGTCGGGGTTGAGGAGATCGATCAGCAGCACAGGTATCTTTTTGAGCTCTGGGTCCTGCTTGACAACATCAGAAACCAGCCGGAAAGCAGCCTGTCACTCAAGCAGGCGCTCCTCTCTCTTCTTGACTATGTGGAGATCCATTTCTCCACCGAGGAAAAATACCTCCAGCACCATCCCGAACTGGAAGCGCACCGCAGGCTGCACAAGGCCTTTATTGACAAGACCAGGGAATTCTCCGCCCGCTTCGAAGCAGGGACCCTCGATATCGGCCAGGTGGCCGATTACCTGTACAACTGGCTCTGCGAACACATCGTGGGAACCGATATTCCCTACTTCCTTGAACTGAAAAAAACCTCCTGA
- a CDS encoding efflux RND transporter permease subunit, which yields MNQDRNDTNPVEHPGFAGRLAAAFVNSKLTPITIAASLLLGLLAIVMLPREEEPQIKVPMIDVMVAMPGASAKEVEERVSIPMEKLLYELPGVEYIYSTSMPGKSLLVARFYVGEDLEKSIVRLNQKLATNFDRIPHGVSPPLVKPHTIDDVPVLALTFHSTKYDHYTLRRLAAQVDDAIKSIFAVAETRLIGGTRRQVRIQFDPLLLASRNLCAGDLIPKLQQANRQAYSGDLQSMNNEVLLQTGTFLSSAREIRRIVVGVHGGNPVYLEDVARVLDGPEEPDNYVLFGRGQGAPEEAAVTLSVAKRPGSNAVRVVDTILEKVESLKGTLIPEDIEVTVTRNYGETAAEKSNELLLHMGIAVFGVALLILFFLGWRESIIVMLAIPSTLALTLLLFYLYGYTLNRITLFALIFSIGILVDDAIVVVENIVRHLRLPANRNRPLMQIAIEAVIEVGNPTILATWAVIAAILPMAFVGGLMGPYMRPIPIGSSAAMIFSLLIAFTVTPWAAVRILKKDCSETECAIEPEDDKDHAPDDFFTRMYHRVMDPLLAHAWARILFFIIIVAMLLGACSMVYFGLVKVKMLPFDNKSEFQVILDMPEGSTLEQTTRVALEMASVIGREPEVTNYQIYAGTASPFNFNGLVRHYFLRSGPTVADIQVNLLPKGERDKQSHDIAKRIRPAVTAIARKHGAAVAVAEVPPGPPVLQTLVAEIYGPTDGDRLKLAARVKEIFETTEGVVDVDWYREKDRTKTVIIVDEEKAALNHISEAEITQAVQLAMGSISIDLFHQPRDKEEINVVLELPRAMRTRVEGLLNIHLRAGQGPNAPLVPLRELVKVEERPVDQPLYRKNLKPVIYVTGDVAGAAESPAYAIFAMNRKLAALDGREYGATARKIEIFNLHQPFSETEPAMKWDGEWHITLEVFRDLGLAFCAVMILIYMLMVGWFKDYITPLVVMAAIPFSLIGILPAHWGFGAFFTATSMIGFMAGAGIVVRNSIILVDFIELRLGHGLPLAEAVVEAGAIRFRPMLLTALAVVVGASVILADPIFQGLAISLMFGEIASLLISRMAVPVLYFMVKKHQFKTSSHNGT from the coding sequence ATGAACCAGGACAGAAACGATACAAACCCGGTCGAGCATCCAGGGTTTGCCGGCCGGCTGGCAGCCGCCTTTGTCAACTCCAAACTGACTCCCATCACCATTGCCGCCTCGCTGCTGCTCGGGCTGCTGGCCATTGTCATGCTGCCGCGGGAGGAAGAACCGCAGATCAAGGTCCCCATGATCGATGTCATGGTGGCCATGCCCGGGGCCTCGGCCAAGGAGGTGGAGGAGCGGGTCTCCATCCCCATGGAGAAGCTGCTCTACGAACTGCCCGGGGTCGAGTACATATATTCCACCTCCATGCCCGGCAAGTCGTTGCTCGTGGCGCGTTTCTACGTCGGTGAAGACCTGGAGAAATCCATTGTCCGGCTCAACCAGAAGCTGGCCACCAATTTCGACCGCATACCGCACGGTGTCTCGCCGCCACTGGTCAAGCCACACACCATCGACGACGTGCCGGTTCTGGCCCTGACCTTTCACAGCACCAAATATGACCACTATACACTGCGCCGACTGGCGGCCCAGGTGGATGATGCCATAAAGAGCATCTTTGCCGTGGCCGAGACCAGGTTGATTGGCGGCACCCGTCGCCAGGTCCGTATTCAGTTCGACCCACTCCTGCTGGCCTCCCGCAACCTCTGCGCCGGTGACCTGATCCCCAAGCTGCAGCAGGCCAACCGCCAGGCCTACTCCGGTGACCTGCAGTCCATGAACAATGAAGTGCTGCTGCAGACCGGGACCTTTCTCTCCTCGGCCAGGGAAATCCGCCGCATCGTAGTCGGTGTCCACGGCGGCAACCCGGTCTACCTGGAAGACGTGGCCAGAGTTCTCGACGGTCCGGAGGAACCGGACAACTATGTCCTGTTCGGCCGTGGCCAGGGCGCACCCGAGGAGGCAGCGGTCACCCTTTCGGTGGCCAAACGGCCGGGATCCAACGCGGTCAGAGTGGTGGACACGATCCTGGAAAAGGTGGAAAGCCTCAAGGGCACCCTCATTCCCGAGGACATCGAGGTCACCGTGACCCGGAACTACGGAGAGACCGCGGCCGAAAAATCCAACGAGCTCCTGCTGCACATGGGCATTGCCGTCTTCGGCGTGGCCCTGCTCATTCTCTTCTTCCTGGGCTGGCGGGAATCCATCATCGTCATGCTGGCCATTCCCTCGACCCTGGCCCTGACCCTGCTGCTCTTCTACCTGTACGGCTACACTCTCAACCGGATTACCCTGTTCGCCCTGATATTCTCCATCGGTATTCTGGTGGATGATGCCATCGTGGTGGTGGAAAATATTGTCCGTCACCTGCGTTTGCCCGCCAATCGTAACCGGCCCCTGATGCAGATTGCCATCGAGGCGGTGATCGAGGTGGGCAACCCGACCATTCTCGCCACCTGGGCGGTCATTGCCGCTATCCTGCCCATGGCCTTTGTCGGCGGGCTCATGGGCCCCTACATGCGGCCCATTCCCATCGGCTCGTCAGCGGCCATGATCTTCTCGCTTCTCATCGCCTTCACGGTCACCCCCTGGGCCGCGGTGCGGATCCTGAAAAAGGACTGCAGCGAGACAGAATGCGCCATTGAACCGGAAGATGACAAGGATCACGCCCCGGATGATTTCTTTACCCGGATGTATCACCGGGTCATGGACCCGCTTCTGGCCCATGCCTGGGCCCGGATCCTGTTCTTCATCATCATTGTAGCCATGCTGCTCGGTGCCTGCTCCATGGTCTATTTCGGCCTGGTCAAGGTGAAGATGCTGCCCTTTGACAACAAGTCCGAATTCCAGGTCATCCTGGACATGCCCGAAGGATCCACCCTGGAACAGACCACCCGGGTGGCCCTGGAGATGGCGTCGGTGATCGGCAGGGAGCCCGAGGTCACCAACTACCAGATCTACGCCGGTACGGCCTCACCATTCAACTTCAACGGCCTGGTGCGCCATTATTTTCTCCGTTCCGGGCCGACCGTGGCCGATATCCAGGTCAACCTGCTGCCCAAGGGGGAACGGGACAAACAGAGCCATGACATCGCCAAACGGATCCGGCCGGCGGTCACTGCCATAGCCCGGAAACATGGAGCCGCCGTGGCCGTGGCCGAAGTACCGCCCGGACCACCGGTTCTCCAGACCCTGGTGGCCGAGATCTATGGGCCCACCGACGGTGACAGGCTCAAACTGGCGGCCAGGGTCAAGGAAATCTTTGAAACCACCGAAGGGGTGGTGGACGTGGACTGGTACCGGGAGAAGGACCGGACCAAGACAGTGATCATCGTTGACGAGGAAAAGGCAGCCCTGAACCATATTTCGGAGGCCGAGATCACCCAGGCCGTCCAGCTGGCCATGGGCTCCATCTCCATCGACCTCTTCCACCAGCCCCGGGACAAGGAAGAGATCAACGTGGTCCTGGAACTGCCCCGGGCCATGCGCACCCGGGTGGAGGGGTTGCTCAACATCCACCTGCGGGCCGGCCAGGGTCCGAATGCGCCGCTGGTACCGCTGCGCGAACTGGTCAAGGTGGAGGAACGACCGGTGGACCAGCCACTCTACCGCAAAAACCTCAAACCGGTGATCTATGTGACCGGTGACGTGGCCGGGGCCGCGGAAAGCCCGGCCTATGCCATCTTTGCCATGAACAGAAAGCTCGCGGCCCTGGACGGCCGGGAATATGGGGCCACCGCCAGGAAAATCGAGATATTCAACCTGCACCAGCCCTTTTCCGAGACCGAACCGGCCATGAAATGGGATGGCGAGTGGCACATCACCCTGGAGGTATTCCGTGACCTGGGGCTGGCCTTCTGCGCGGTTATGATCCTGATCTACATGCTCATGGTGGGCTGGTTCAAGGACTATATCACCCCGCTGGTGGTCATGGCGGCCATTCCCTTTTCCCTGATCGGCATCCTGCCCGCCCACTGGGGATTCGGGGCCTTTTTCACCGCCACCTCCATGATCGGCTTCATGGCCGGAGCCGGGATCGTGGTGCGTAACTCCATCATCCTGGTCGACTTCATCGAACTGCGCCTTGGCCACGGCCTGCCGCTGGCCGAAGCCGTGGTCGAGGCCGGTGCCATCCGTTTCCGGCCCATGCTGCTCACCGCGCTGGCCGTGGTGGTCGGCGCCTCGGTGATTCTGGCCGATCCGATTTTCCAGGGCCTGGCAATCTCACTGATGTTTGGCGAGATCGCCTCACTGCTCATCAGCCGGATGGCGGTACCGGTCCTCTACTTCATGGTCAAGAAACACCAGTTCAAAACCAGCTCGCACAACGGAACCTGA
- a CDS encoding efflux RND transporter periplasmic adaptor subunit, translating into MKPSLFVKTLGISCLLILTVSTSAWTVEEKKQTAPPPPVEVTASEVEVTKLVDQTEVVGTVEAVQQARIAAKVSGTISEMPIVLGSRVKKGDLLVKIAAEEISARVLQAQAQLEQARRNLEREKKLLAKNASTRETVKSMQDIYAVARAAYREARSMLRYTTITAPFTGVVTRKIASVGDLATPGTPLLQLENSDRLQVVAAIPEALVLAIKLGDTLPISIPAPKLELTGTVAEIAPAADKVTRTSPVKFDIPTAPGLRTGQFARVRLPAGATRTMFVPVSAVVPFGQMDKVFVVENNIARLRLVRTGMQKGNQLEILAGLEPGDLVVTDNNRHLVDGAPLILRK; encoded by the coding sequence ATGAAACCATCCCTGTTCGTCAAGACGCTTGGCATCAGTTGCTTACTGATCCTGACCGTTTCCACGTCCGCCTGGACGGTGGAAGAAAAAAAACAGACCGCTCCGCCACCACCGGTGGAAGTTACGGCTTCTGAAGTGGAAGTCACCAAACTCGTCGATCAGACCGAGGTGGTCGGTACCGTGGAGGCGGTCCAGCAGGCCCGGATCGCCGCCAAGGTCAGCGGCACCATCAGCGAGATGCCCATTGTTCTCGGCTCCCGGGTGAAAAAAGGCGACCTGCTGGTCAAGATCGCCGCCGAGGAGATCTCGGCCCGGGTTCTCCAGGCCCAGGCCCAGCTCGAACAGGCGCGGCGCAATCTGGAACGGGAAAAGAAACTGCTGGCCAAAAATGCCTCAACCCGGGAAACGGTAAAATCCATGCAGGACATATATGCGGTGGCCCGGGCCGCCTACCGGGAAGCCCGGTCCATGCTCCGCTACACCACCATCACCGCACCATTCACCGGCGTGGTCACCAGGAAGATAGCCAGTGTGGGTGACCTGGCCACCCCGGGCACCCCGCTGCTGCAGCTGGAAAACAGTGACCGTCTCCAGGTGGTGGCGGCCATCCCCGAGGCCCTGGTGCTGGCCATCAAACTCGGTGACACCCTGCCCATCTCCATCCCGGCCCCGAAACTGGAGCTGACCGGGACCGTGGCGGAAATCGCTCCTGCCGCCGACAAGGTCACCCGGACCTCTCCGGTCAAATTCGACATCCCCACCGCCCCCGGCCTGCGCACCGGCCAGTTTGCCCGGGTCCGGTTGCCGGCCGGCGCCACCCGGACCATGTTTGTGCCGGTGTCGGCCGTGGTACCCTTTGGCCAGATGGACAAGGTATTTGTGGTGGAAAACAACATCGCCCGGCTGCGGTTGGTGCGCACCGGTATGCAGAAAGGCAATCAGCTGGAGATTCTGGCCGGCCTGGAACCCGGTGATCTTGTGGTAACCGATAACAACCGCCATCTCGTGGACGGCGCTCCCCTGATACTGCGCAAATGA
- a CDS encoding TolC family protein: MRQGRIILLVLFVAFAWQPRTSVAEVLSPPAIWSVGEAVRFALQNSPDSKIAALRIEAARAATIQARSTFLPRLDLNGEYSRTDNPMYSFGNILNQGVFNNSIDFNDPGVSDDLKLQATISYRLYNGGRDQALIAAAREQESAAVEQRHAVLSQLAFEVVRSFYTIVQAEETVQARQSAIEAIEASLAVAQARYDAGDLLKADLLNLEVQRSRARENLIQARHGLNLARRAFLNLLGLTEGTVVVDPTLDKMQEIPEDLDPVNRPELKRLDAMIRAAQASVRQARGGRYPTADAFGSWQAEEGLELDGSGTSWMAGVKLNYTLFDGRRTAGQIAEARAKLAEAREQRRKIALYINLEIEQARLALQQAGERLQVTEKMVEQALETARLSRERFKEGVILSSDLISVENRLTDALVRCSLARTERRIAIADLRRAVGLSQFAIPGTQE, from the coding sequence ATGCGTCAAGGACGAATTATTCTACTGGTACTGTTCGTAGCCTTTGCCTGGCAGCCACGAACCTCTGTGGCCGAAGTCCTTTCCCCACCCGCCATCTGGAGTGTCGGGGAAGCGGTCAGATTTGCCCTGCAAAACAGCCCGGACTCAAAAATCGCCGCCCTCCGGATCGAGGCCGCCAGGGCGGCCACGATTCAGGCCCGCTCCACCTTTCTGCCCCGCCTGGACCTGAACGGGGAATACAGCCGCACCGACAACCCCATGTACTCCTTTGGCAATATTCTCAACCAGGGGGTGTTCAATAACTCCATCGATTTCAACGATCCCGGGGTGTCCGATGATCTGAAGCTGCAGGCAACCATCAGCTACCGGCTCTACAACGGCGGCCGGGACCAGGCCCTGATCGCCGCGGCCAGGGAGCAGGAATCCGCCGCCGTGGAGCAGCGCCATGCAGTGCTCAGCCAGCTGGCCTTCGAAGTGGTCCGCAGTTTCTATACCATTGTCCAGGCCGAAGAAACCGTCCAGGCACGGCAGTCTGCCATCGAAGCCATCGAGGCCTCACTGGCCGTGGCCCAGGCCCGCTACGATGCCGGTGACCTGCTCAAGGCAGACCTGCTCAACCTGGAAGTCCAGCGTTCCCGGGCCAGAGAAAACCTGATTCAGGCACGGCACGGCCTCAACCTGGCCCGACGCGCATTTCTCAACCTGCTTGGACTCACCGAGGGAACCGTGGTGGTTGATCCCACCCTGGACAAAATGCAGGAAATACCTGAGGATCTGGATCCGGTGAACCGGCCGGAACTCAAGCGTCTGGACGCCATGATACGGGCTGCCCAGGCCAGTGTTCGTCAGGCCCGGGGCGGACGCTATCCCACCGCCGATGCCTTTGGCAGCTGGCAGGCCGAAGAAGGTCTGGAACTGGATGGCTCCGGCACCTCATGGATGGCCGGCGTCAAACTCAATTACACCCTGTTCGACGGCCGCCGGACCGCGGGCCAGATCGCCGAGGCCCGGGCCAAACTGGCCGAAGCCCGGGAACAGCGCCGGAAAATCGCCCTGTACATCAATCTCGAAATCGAACAGGCCCGGCTGGCCCTGCAGCAGGCCGGGGAACGGCTCCAGGTCACGGAAAAAATGGTCGAACAGGCGCTGGAGACCGCCCGTCTCTCCCGGGAACGGTTCAAGGAAGGAGTTATCCTCTCCTCGGACCTCATCAGTGTGGAAAACCGGCTCACCGACGCCCTGGTCCGTTGTTCCCTGGCCCGGACCGAACGCCGTATCGCCATTGCCGATCTGCGCAGAGCCGTGGGCCTCAGCCAGTTCGCCATTCCGGGTACCCAAGAATAA